The Archangium lipolyticum genome contains a region encoding:
- a CDS encoding Ig-like domain-containing protein → MNRLFNPLMAASVVLLASACAKLERIEVSPAKVELAEAGQSVTLSARGLTEDGKPVEKAEFEFASSDAQVATVDATGKVTAVKSGSASITVKSGEKSASAPVEVVIPSAILIKGAPFTLTGIGSQAVVEAEVQDDAGRPVKDAKLEYAAADANVVEVSGNQLVAKGVGTASVTVTSGKLKQAFDVTVKLPDVEAVAFETVPATLKVGESASLAVVAKATDGAAIQGVSFTFTTSDEKIATVDATGKVTAVKAGAVTIKAEGGSKAAETKLTIKKK, encoded by the coding sequence ATGAATCGACTGTTCAATCCCCTGATGGCCGCGTCGGTGGTCCTGCTCGCTTCCGCCTGCGCGAAGCTGGAGCGGATCGAGGTTTCTCCGGCGAAGGTGGAGCTCGCCGAGGCCGGCCAGTCCGTCACCCTGTCCGCCCGCGGTCTCACCGAGGACGGCAAGCCCGTGGAGAAGGCGGAGTTCGAGTTTGCTTCCAGCGACGCGCAGGTCGCCACCGTGGATGCCACGGGCAAGGTGACGGCCGTGAAGAGCGGCTCGGCCTCCATCACCGTGAAGTCCGGTGAGAAGAGCGCCTCGGCTCCCGTGGAGGTGGTCATCCCCTCCGCCATCCTCATCAAGGGCGCGCCCTTCACGCTCACGGGCATCGGCTCGCAGGCGGTGGTCGAGGCCGAGGTGCAGGATGACGCCGGCCGCCCCGTGAAGGACGCGAAGCTGGAGTACGCCGCCGCCGACGCCAACGTGGTGGAGGTGAGTGGCAATCAGCTGGTGGCCAAGGGCGTGGGCACCGCCTCCGTGACGGTGACCTCCGGCAAGCTGAAGCAGGCCTTCGACGTCACCGTGAAGCTGCCGGACGTGGAGGCGGTGGCCTTCGAGACCGTGCCGGCCACCCTGAAGGTGGGTGAGAGCGCCTCGCTCGCCGTGGTCGCCAAGGCCACCGACGGCGCCGCCATCCAGGGCGTCTCCTTCACCTTCACCACCAGCGACGAGAAGATCGCCACCGTGGACGCCACCGGCAAGGTGACGGCCGTGAAGGCGGGCGCCGTGACGATCAAGGCCGAGGGTGGCAGCAAGGCCGCCGAGACGAAGCTGACCATCAAGAAGAAGTAG
- a CDS encoding serine hydrolase domain-containing protein, giving the protein MVKGWCLPFLLFGLTVWAAPPGMAVCEPPRVSAPEVERPFSEEEQRALDALIRAELAREPHVGLAVGVLRGSQRWVGAYGLRDAARGLPATSRTTWRMASITKSFTAVAVLQLVERGLIDLDADVHTLVPAWPEKRWPVTVRQLLGHLGGVTNYGRFGPSHDTGPLDTAGAVALVSGYDLEAEPGTRFIYSTWAYNLLGAAIEAVSGQSYGEYLREHVFGPAGMEHASLDDRRTRDEHHAAGYRLRDGQRVPSKVVDVSGRFAGGGTRASIEDLLAFGGALLDYRLVSRDSTGRMQTPMSTRDGHLTDYGMGFATYPVRGHYVVAHAGAQPETSTLLLLLPGEDVAIALASNVEGQAASLRRIALGIIELLLEDGGPRLSARLQTSVDAVVNEALGRIYGYGLAYHQWASRGPGTLPGTGGLPEAFEQVTRLLDATAIAKSPNTTLERIRSAHEPREDWLFVRVGAQMARTLEEALGPERLRGYSSRGALAFFNDYLAVCESKGCPEPFRFNETLRADLRRFTTGSHRPPAH; this is encoded by the coding sequence GTGGTGAAGGGCTGGTGTCTCCCCTTCCTCCTGTTCGGCCTCACGGTCTGGGCGGCGCCGCCGGGGATGGCGGTGTGCGAGCCGCCGCGGGTCTCCGCGCCCGAGGTGGAGCGGCCCTTCTCCGAGGAGGAGCAACGGGCCCTCGACGCGCTGATCCGCGCGGAGCTCGCCCGGGAGCCGCACGTAGGACTCGCGGTGGGCGTCCTGCGGGGGAGCCAGCGCTGGGTGGGCGCCTACGGACTGCGCGACGCGGCCCGGGGCCTGCCGGCGACCTCGCGCACCACCTGGCGGATGGCCTCCATCACCAAGTCCTTCACCGCCGTGGCCGTGCTGCAGCTGGTGGAGCGGGGACTCATCGACCTGGACGCCGACGTCCACACGCTGGTGCCCGCGTGGCCGGAGAAGCGCTGGCCGGTGACGGTGCGGCAGCTGCTCGGACACCTGGGGGGCGTGACGAACTACGGCCGCTTCGGCCCGAGCCATGACACCGGGCCGCTCGACACCGCGGGCGCGGTCGCCCTCGTCTCGGGCTACGACCTGGAGGCCGAACCCGGCACGCGCTTCATCTACAGCACCTGGGCGTACAACCTGCTCGGCGCCGCCATCGAGGCCGTGTCGGGCCAGTCCTATGGTGAGTACCTGCGGGAGCACGTTTTCGGACCCGCCGGCATGGAGCACGCGAGCCTGGATGATCGCCGCACGCGCGACGAGCACCACGCCGCGGGCTACCGCCTCCGGGACGGACAGCGGGTGCCCTCCAAGGTCGTCGACGTGTCCGGCCGCTTCGCCGGCGGAGGCACGCGCGCGTCGATCGAGGATCTGCTCGCCTTCGGAGGGGCCCTGCTCGACTACCGGCTGGTGTCGCGCGACAGCACGGGGCGGATGCAGACGCCGATGAGCACCCGGGACGGGCACCTCACGGATTACGGCATGGGCTTCGCCACGTACCCGGTCCGAGGCCACTACGTGGTGGCGCACGCGGGGGCGCAGCCGGAGACGTCGACGCTGCTGCTGCTGCTGCCCGGGGAGGACGTGGCGATCGCGCTCGCGAGCAACGTGGAGGGCCAGGCCGCGTCGCTGCGGCGCATCGCGCTCGGCATCATCGAGTTGCTGCTCGAGGACGGAGGCCCCCGGCTGAGCGCGCGCCTCCAGACCTCGGTGGACGCGGTGGTGAACGAGGCCCTGGGCCGCATCTACGGCTATGGGCTCGCGTACCACCAGTGGGCCTCGCGAGGGCCGGGGACCCTGCCCGGGACGGGCGGACTCCCGGAGGCCTTCGAGCAGGTGACGAGGCTGCTCGATGCGACCGCCATCGCGAAGTCCCCGAACACGACGCTCGAGCGCATCCGCTCCGCCCACGAGCCGCGTGAGGACTGGCTCTTCGTCCGGGTGGGCGCGCAGATGGCCCGGACGTTGGAGGAAGCCCTGGGCCCCGAGCGGCTGCGCGGCTATTCCTCGCGAGGCGCGCTCGCCTTCTTCAACGACTACCTGGCCGTCTGCGAGTCGAAGGGCTGTCCAGAACCCTTCCGCTTCAACGAGACACTCCGCGCGGATCTGCGCCGTTTCACCACGGGAAGCCACAGGCCTCCCGCCCACTGA
- a CDS encoding pentapeptide repeat-containing protein — protein sequence MSTQPDRTLTAEQRLAKEDAFENETFADLDLQGHDLGQKEFYKCTFERCQFQESGWKRTVLEACVFNGCDLTRAQFSQTALRDVRFEGSKLMGIDWTSVSPNPELAFEGCVLRYTSFVGLSLRKTSFLRCTAQEANFFDLDLTDSDFTGTDLTGSNFRGCTLTRTNFENTVGAFLDPARNRLKGTRVPVETAVMLAQTLGMVVSGFNDAGGAERGGRKKTR from the coding sequence ATGTCCACACAACCCGACAGGACCCTGACGGCCGAGCAACGGCTCGCGAAAGAGGACGCCTTCGAGAACGAGACGTTCGCCGACCTGGATCTCCAGGGCCACGACCTCGGCCAGAAGGAGTTCTACAAGTGCACCTTCGAGAGGTGCCAGTTCCAGGAGAGCGGCTGGAAGAGGACCGTGCTCGAGGCGTGCGTCTTCAACGGGTGCGATCTCACCCGCGCGCAGTTCTCGCAGACGGCGCTGCGGGACGTGCGCTTCGAGGGCTCGAAGCTGATGGGTATCGACTGGACGAGCGTGTCGCCCAACCCGGAGCTGGCGTTCGAGGGGTGCGTCCTGCGTTACACCTCGTTCGTCGGCCTCAGCTTGAGGAAGACCTCCTTCCTGCGCTGCACCGCCCAGGAGGCGAACTTCTTCGATCTGGATCTGACGGACTCGGACTTCACCGGAACGGACCTCACGGGCAGCAACTTCCGGGGCTGCACGCTCACCCGGACGAACTTCGAGAACACGGTGGGCGCCTTCCTCGACCCGGCGCGCAACCGCCTCAAGGGCACCCGCGTTCCCGTGGAGACGGCGGTGATGCTGGCGCAGACGCTCGGGATGGTCGTCTCGGGATTCAACGATGCCGGCGGTGCCGAGCGCGGTGGCCGGAAGAAGACCCGGTAA
- a CDS encoding threonine/serine exporter family protein — MALRAGQVMVESGANASRVEDAIVRFGLALGAERMDVYATPTGIVASALAQAQHRTRVVRVVKTGIDLNRVAAILQLAERASSGAFTRAQLRTELERIASQPRLYGLFTTLFSVGAACAAFALLFGGHALEALVAGAAAGVGQAIREVLVRHHVGRLAMTFLVAAMSAGLALLGSRLLGLPGPGLAVAASVLLLVPGVLMVSSIADLFRGDILPGIVRATSAVLILGTIGGGLFLALLVSAPHLALTTRTPPSLWAATLLGFAAALGFAVLFDVPRRALVWGGLTGAVGLATRNGLLLLFPSVPHEAAMFFAGFGIALTSELIAYFLRMPISIFTIPGFIPLVPGVLAFRAVLGFAELDYTAGTSNLVQVTLRLAALAAGLGTAQALTRRQWWPFAR, encoded by the coding sequence GTGGCGCTCCGAGCCGGGCAGGTCATGGTGGAGAGCGGCGCCAATGCCTCCCGGGTGGAGGATGCCATCGTCCGTTTCGGCCTCGCGCTCGGCGCCGAGCGGATGGACGTGTACGCCACCCCCACGGGCATCGTCGCCTCCGCCCTCGCCCAGGCTCAGCACCGCACCCGGGTCGTGCGCGTGGTGAAGACCGGCATCGACCTCAATCGCGTGGCCGCCATCCTCCAGCTCGCGGAGCGCGCGAGCTCCGGGGCGTTCACCCGGGCCCAGCTCCGCACGGAGTTGGAGCGCATCGCCAGCCAACCCCGCCTCTATGGGCTCTTCACCACCCTCTTCTCGGTGGGAGCCGCCTGCGCGGCCTTCGCGCTCCTCTTCGGAGGCCACGCGCTCGAGGCCCTGGTGGCGGGAGCCGCCGCTGGCGTGGGACAGGCCATCCGCGAGGTGCTGGTCCGCCACCATGTCGGCCGCCTGGCGATGACCTTCCTGGTCGCCGCGATGTCCGCCGGCCTGGCGCTGCTGGGCTCGCGATTGCTGGGCCTCCCGGGGCCTGGCCTCGCCGTGGCCGCCTCGGTGTTGCTCCTGGTGCCCGGCGTCCTCATGGTCAGCTCCATCGCCGACCTGTTCCGCGGGGACATTCTCCCCGGCATCGTGCGGGCCACCTCCGCCGTGCTCATTCTCGGCACCATCGGAGGCGGCCTGTTCCTGGCACTGCTCGTCTCCGCCCCCCACCTGGCGCTCACCACCCGGACACCGCCCTCCTTGTGGGCCGCCACCCTGCTGGGCTTCGCCGCCGCCCTCGGTTTCGCCGTGCTCTTCGACGTCCCCCGCCGCGCGCTGGTGTGGGGCGGCTTGACGGGCGCCGTGGGCCTCGCCACGCGCAACGGCCTGCTGCTGCTCTTCCCCAGCGTGCCCCACGAGGCCGCCATGTTCTTCGCCGGGTTCGGCATCGCCCTGACGTCCGAGCTCATCGCGTACTTCCTGCGCATGCCCATCAGCATCTTCACCATTCCCGGCTTCATCCCGCTCGTCCCCGGCGTGCTGGCCTTCCGCGCCGTGTTGGGGTTCGCCGAATTGGACTACACTGCGGGCACCAGCAACCTGGTGCAGGTCACCTTGCGGCTGGCGGCGCTCGCCGCCGGTCTCGGCACGGCCCAGGCGCTCACCCGGCGCCAGTGGTGGCCCTTCGCTCGGTAG
- a CDS encoding AAA family ATPase has translation MVRERAALSRFSRALIAQALTPLVGRDDELRRLRGFWEAARAGQGACVLLTGEAGIGKSRLLQELVARIPPKTSFQMPSQCWPRYSVGALHPGFEVFMHHLLHVSPESSPKTQLWELEMRLTSFGMSPEHVQAIGLFLNLPVADDAVVRQLTPERRKELIFEALATMLRLLAMERPVLVTVEDMHWADSFRMELFGYLLEHIGQSRILLVLTARPEFQPPWPPRPWFHRLVLDRLGPALAGVLVKAASNKPLQAELVRELANRSDGIPLFIEELVRMLLERGGEAKLPSTLPVTLHELLLARLDLLPTRQRALVRLCSVVGRDFSLSLLLALTRSEEAPLKRELAGLLQGGLFQERRDGSKPGGPVYLFRHALLQDAAYASLSWRERRHYHRRIARVLREHFAREMEARPEVLAHHLTGAGHSEQAISWWLRAGQLAQTRSATKEAVEHLTQSLTLLRGLPDASQRTAEELRILLALGLPLSLRHGYGSPEAERVYDRAWALLEQLGDSLPSQELPYGGWFAWHYARAELSRCQALSERLVRLGELHSIPDLLLQGNRMMAYYFVARGRPRLALECAERAVALCSRAGHERSYLETELQYTDPRVTALSYAPVVCSLVGRPERARRYSQQAVELAQRLGHPHTLAHALTYTAVACGIRREARSVLEWTERAISISSERSYELWRVWSSDLQGWALAEVGRPQEGLELLQRELQRWRGFGLRIGISYHQCLLAEIHLKLGQNGQGLLALEEARAWMRKTGERFYEAELHRLRGEHLKARGRAHEARYCFFRALAVARQQDAGLFEVRAAVGLARLLLEEGMPEKARHLLGWSGSATGTIRARRPPTSRTRGCCWRGSRRGRGWAIRPTSSYRAKGHHWRRVSAWAVPRPAASAASRKVTCTRLLVPAV, from the coding sequence GTGGTGCGCGAGCGCGCGGCCCTGTCCCGCTTCAGCCGGGCGCTCATCGCCCAGGCGCTCACTCCCCTGGTGGGCCGGGATGACGAGCTGCGGCGGTTGAGGGGCTTCTGGGAGGCGGCTCGCGCCGGTCAGGGAGCGTGTGTGCTGCTCACCGGAGAGGCCGGCATCGGCAAGTCCCGCCTCCTCCAGGAACTGGTCGCGCGGATACCTCCGAAGACCTCCTTCCAGATGCCATCCCAGTGCTGGCCACGCTACAGCGTCGGCGCGCTCCATCCGGGCTTCGAGGTCTTCATGCACCACCTCCTCCATGTCTCCCCGGAAAGCAGTCCGAAGACCCAGCTGTGGGAGCTGGAGATGCGGCTGACGTCGTTCGGCATGAGCCCGGAGCACGTGCAGGCCATCGGCCTCTTCCTCAATCTGCCCGTGGCCGACGATGCCGTGGTGCGCCAGCTCACGCCCGAGCGGCGCAAGGAGCTGATCTTCGAGGCGCTGGCGACCATGCTTCGGCTGCTGGCGATGGAGCGCCCGGTGCTCGTCACCGTCGAGGACATGCACTGGGCCGACTCCTTCCGGATGGAGCTGTTTGGTTACCTCCTCGAGCACATCGGGCAGTCGCGAATCCTCCTCGTCCTCACCGCCCGGCCCGAGTTCCAGCCGCCCTGGCCTCCACGGCCCTGGTTCCACCGGCTGGTGCTCGATCGGCTGGGCCCCGCTCTCGCCGGGGTCCTGGTGAAGGCGGCCAGCAACAAACCCCTGCAGGCGGAGCTGGTCCGCGAGCTGGCGAACAGGTCGGATGGCATTCCGCTCTTCATCGAGGAGCTGGTGCGGATGCTGCTGGAGCGGGGTGGAGAGGCGAAGCTGCCGAGCACCCTTCCGGTCACCCTGCACGAGTTGCTGCTGGCGCGATTGGATCTGCTCCCGACGCGCCAGCGGGCGCTGGTCCGATTGTGCTCGGTGGTGGGGCGTGACTTCTCCCTCTCCCTGCTCCTGGCGCTCACGCGCAGTGAGGAGGCCCCACTCAAGCGGGAGCTTGCCGGACTGCTCCAGGGCGGGCTATTCCAGGAGCGGCGGGACGGGTCGAAGCCCGGAGGGCCCGTGTACCTCTTCCGCCATGCGCTCCTGCAAGACGCGGCCTATGCGTCCCTGTCCTGGCGCGAGCGGCGGCACTACCACCGGCGCATCGCACGGGTCCTGCGGGAGCACTTCGCCCGTGAAATGGAGGCACGTCCCGAGGTGCTCGCGCACCACCTCACGGGGGCGGGCCATTCCGAGCAGGCCATCTCGTGGTGGCTCCGCGCCGGGCAGCTCGCCCAGACGCGCTCCGCCACCAAGGAGGCGGTGGAGCATCTCACCCAGTCGCTGACGCTGCTGCGGGGCCTGCCCGACGCCAGCCAGCGGACCGCCGAGGAACTGCGGATCCTCCTGGCCCTGGGCCTGCCCCTCTCCCTGCGGCACGGCTACGGCTCGCCCGAGGCGGAGCGGGTCTACGATCGGGCGTGGGCGCTCCTCGAGCAACTCGGTGATTCGCTCCCCTCACAAGAGCTGCCCTACGGGGGCTGGTTCGCCTGGCACTACGCTCGGGCGGAGCTCTCCCGGTGCCAGGCGCTGAGCGAGCGGCTGGTCCGCCTGGGCGAGCTCCACTCCATTCCGGATCTGCTCCTGCAGGGCAACCGGATGATGGCCTACTACTTCGTCGCCAGGGGCAGGCCCCGCCTCGCCTTGGAGTGCGCGGAGCGCGCGGTGGCCTTGTGCTCGCGGGCCGGCCACGAGCGCTCCTACCTCGAGACGGAGCTGCAATATACCGACCCGCGCGTCACCGCCCTGAGCTATGCGCCCGTGGTCTGCTCCCTGGTGGGACGGCCAGAGCGGGCCCGGCGGTATAGCCAGCAGGCCGTGGAGCTGGCGCAGCGCCTCGGCCATCCCCACACGCTCGCCCATGCCCTGACGTACACGGCGGTGGCCTGCGGGATACGTCGGGAGGCCAGGAGCGTCCTGGAATGGACGGAGCGTGCCATCTCCATCTCCAGCGAGCGCAGCTACGAGCTGTGGCGGGTGTGGTCATCCGACCTCCAGGGCTGGGCGCTCGCCGAGGTGGGACGGCCCCAGGAGGGCCTGGAGCTGCTCCAGCGTGAGCTCCAGCGCTGGCGGGGCTTCGGCCTCCGCATCGGTATCAGCTACCACCAATGCCTGCTCGCGGAGATCCACCTGAAGCTGGGCCAGAACGGGCAGGGGCTGTTGGCGCTGGAGGAGGCGCGGGCCTGGATGAGGAAGACGGGCGAGCGCTTCTACGAGGCCGAGCTGCATCGCCTGCGGGGCGAGCACCTGAAGGCACGCGGGAGAGCGCACGAGGCGCGGTATTGCTTCTTCCGGGCCCTGGCGGTGGCCCGCCAGCAGGATGCGGGCCTGTTCGAGGTGCGTGCGGCGGTGGGCCTCGCCCGCCTGCTGCTGGAGGAGGGAATGCCGGAGAAGGCCCGACACCTGCTGGGCTGGAGCGGCTCCGCGACCGGTACGATCCGCGCCAGGAGGCCCCCGACTTCGAGGACGCGAGGCTGCTGCTGGCGCGGCTCGCGGAGGGGGCGGGGATGGGCCATCCGGCCGACGTCTAGCTACCGAGCGAAGGGCCACCACTGGCGCCGGGTGAGCGCCTGGGCCGTGCCGAGACCGGCGGCGAGCGCCGCCAGCCGCAAGGTGACCTGCACCAGGTTGCTGGTGCCCGCAGTGTAG
- a CDS encoding protein kinase domain-containing protein, whose product MDASFESFMREVAQAPMPLQLPRPGEWLGGKDGHRFEILERIGIGGMGQVFRARDHELQRVVALKFLLPREELADLALLEARAIARLDHEHIVRIFDVSEWTPVHRGQRIPFLIMEYLEGESLAALMRRGKVEPKRALEVLEGILSGLAHAHAHHLIHRDLKPSNVFLTEQGTVKLLDFGLAHLTAAGGPSQALRLPTAGTPAYMAPEQWRGGPQDARTDLWTTSVVLYEMLTGELPWPYVTLEQLRNRVVSDEPAPLLHMRHPELPVELEAFLSTGLAKDPEKRFQSAREMAEELRELRLRLGFVHEAPRARVPRRRQVTLVCCLLTGSTGLNGPLDPETISTLETAFHRKCVDVIRRHGGSINLYLGRQVLASYGSTQVREDDADCAVRSALVLARMIPKALRQALPQLASSSLTVKVGLHTDLMVLGEHSPDPRGRAVAIQGEAPQVAEWLARQAGPGEVIVSGTTWRLVRGSFEMESRGPRSFEGLAGTTSRRPGAWCASARPCPASAGRSSPRRSLPWWAGMTSCGG is encoded by the coding sequence ATGGATGCCTCCTTCGAATCCTTCATGAGGGAGGTTGCCCAGGCTCCCATGCCGCTGCAGTTGCCCAGGCCTGGCGAATGGCTGGGCGGCAAGGATGGCCACCGGTTCGAGATCCTCGAGAGGATTGGCATCGGGGGGATGGGGCAGGTCTTCCGTGCCCGGGACCATGAGCTGCAACGTGTGGTGGCGCTCAAGTTCCTGCTGCCCCGAGAGGAGCTGGCCGATCTGGCGTTGCTGGAGGCGAGGGCCATTGCCCGGCTGGATCACGAGCACATCGTCCGCATCTTCGACGTGAGCGAATGGACGCCCGTGCACCGGGGACAGCGCATCCCCTTTCTCATCATGGAGTACCTGGAGGGGGAGTCGCTGGCCGCGTTGATGCGGCGGGGCAAGGTGGAGCCGAAGCGCGCGCTGGAGGTGCTGGAGGGCATCCTCTCGGGCCTGGCCCACGCCCACGCCCACCACCTCATCCACCGCGACCTCAAGCCGAGCAACGTCTTCCTCACCGAGCAGGGCACGGTGAAGCTGCTCGACTTCGGCCTGGCGCACCTCACCGCGGCGGGTGGCCCTTCTCAAGCCCTGCGCCTGCCCACCGCGGGCACGCCCGCCTATATGGCTCCCGAGCAATGGCGAGGCGGCCCTCAGGATGCGCGCACCGACCTCTGGACCACGAGCGTGGTGCTCTACGAGATGCTGACGGGCGAGCTGCCCTGGCCGTACGTCACCCTCGAGCAGCTGCGCAACCGGGTGGTGTCGGACGAGCCCGCCCCCCTGCTGCACATGCGCCATCCAGAGCTGCCAGTGGAGCTGGAGGCCTTCCTGAGCACGGGGCTGGCCAAGGATCCGGAGAAGCGCTTCCAGTCGGCGCGGGAGATGGCGGAGGAGCTGCGGGAGCTGCGGCTCCGGCTCGGTTTCGTGCACGAGGCGCCAAGGGCCCGGGTGCCTCGGCGCCGGCAGGTGACCCTGGTGTGCTGTCTGCTCACGGGCAGCACCGGGCTCAACGGGCCGCTCGACCCCGAGACGATCAGCACGCTGGAGACGGCCTTCCACCGCAAGTGCGTGGACGTCATCCGGCGGCATGGTGGCTCCATCAACCTGTACCTGGGACGCCAGGTGCTCGCCTCCTACGGCAGCACCCAGGTGCGGGAGGACGACGCGGACTGTGCGGTCCGCTCTGCCCTGGTGCTGGCCCGTATGATCCCAAAGGCCCTGAGGCAGGCCCTCCCCCAGCTCGCTTCGAGCTCGTTGACAGTGAAGGTGGGGCTCCACACGGACCTGATGGTGTTGGGCGAGCACTCGCCGGACCCTCGGGGGCGGGCGGTGGCCATCCAGGGCGAAGCCCCGCAGGTGGCGGAATGGCTCGCGAGGCAGGCCGGGCCGGGAGAGGTAATCGTCAGTGGCACCACCTGGCGGTTGGTGCGCGGGAGCTTCGAGATGGAGTCGCGGGGGCCGCGCTCCTTCGAGGGGCTGGCCGGAACGACGAGCCGGAGACCTGGCGCGTGGTGCGCGAGCGCGCGGCCCTGTCCCGCTTCAGCCGGGCGCTCATCGCCCAGGCGCTCACTCCCCTGGTGGGCCGGGATGACGAGCTGCGGCGGTTGA
- a CDS encoding dihydrolipoyl dehydrogenase family protein, whose translation MADAFDVVIIGGGPAGENAAGRTAAGGLSTALVETERLGGECSFWACIPSKALLRPSEVHWMARHSPGVREAVKGPLDAAKVLAHRDEMVLGYDDSSQEKWARDVKLEVVRGHGRLSGPRKVAVTLRDGSTRELTARRAVVLATGSRARIPDIPGLRDAHPWTNREGTGAKSVPRRLAVLGGGAVAVELAQAWRELGAEQVTLVQRGPHLLNRLEPFAREQVEKALRESGVTVRTKAQATRVHRASGKGEVTVTLDTGDTLRADELLVALGREVATRDVGLETVGLTPGKPVEVDGQLRARGVDGGWLYACGDVNGRNLLTHMGKYQARLLGDHILGKQVEAWADQRATPQIIFTHPQVAAVGLTEDEARKRGLPVRAVQVGLDSVAGTSLLGQGYDGAVKLVVDEKRRVILGATFVGPEVGELLHSATIAVAGEVTLDTLWHAVPAFPSVSEVWLRLLEAYGL comes from the coding sequence ATGGCGGACGCATTCGACGTAGTGATCATCGGCGGAGGCCCGGCCGGAGAGAACGCCGCGGGAAGGACGGCCGCGGGAGGACTGTCGACGGCCCTGGTGGAGACGGAGCGGCTCGGCGGTGAGTGCTCCTTCTGGGCCTGCATCCCCAGCAAGGCGCTGCTGCGGCCTTCGGAGGTGCACTGGATGGCGAGGCACTCGCCCGGTGTCCGCGAGGCGGTGAAGGGGCCGCTCGACGCCGCGAAGGTGCTCGCGCACCGGGACGAGATGGTCCTCGGCTACGACGACAGCTCTCAGGAGAAGTGGGCCCGAGACGTGAAGCTGGAGGTGGTGCGAGGGCACGGCCGGCTCTCGGGTCCGCGCAAGGTGGCGGTGACACTGCGAGACGGGAGCACGCGCGAGCTGACGGCACGCCGGGCGGTGGTGCTGGCCACGGGCAGCCGGGCGCGGATACCGGACATCCCCGGGCTGCGCGATGCCCACCCGTGGACGAACCGAGAGGGCACCGGAGCGAAATCCGTTCCACGGCGGCTGGCGGTGCTGGGAGGCGGCGCGGTGGCCGTGGAGCTGGCCCAGGCGTGGCGTGAGCTGGGAGCCGAGCAGGTGACGCTGGTGCAGCGAGGCCCGCACCTCCTCAATCGCCTGGAGCCCTTCGCCCGCGAGCAGGTGGAGAAGGCCCTGCGCGAGAGCGGCGTGACGGTGCGCACGAAAGCCCAGGCCACGCGCGTCCACCGCGCGAGCGGCAAGGGCGAGGTGACGGTGACGCTCGACACGGGGGACACGCTGCGCGCGGACGAGCTGCTGGTGGCGCTGGGCCGGGAGGTGGCCACACGGGACGTGGGACTGGAGACGGTGGGACTCACGCCGGGCAAGCCGGTGGAGGTGGACGGGCAGCTGCGCGCCAGGGGGGTGGACGGCGGCTGGCTGTACGCGTGCGGAGACGTGAACGGGCGCAACCTCCTCACGCACATGGGCAAGTACCAGGCCCGGCTGCTGGGAGACCACATCCTGGGCAAGCAGGTGGAGGCGTGGGCGGACCAGCGGGCCACCCCGCAGATCATCTTCACGCACCCGCAGGTGGCCGCGGTGGGGCTCACCGAGGACGAGGCCCGCAAGCGAGGCCTCCCGGTGCGCGCGGTGCAGGTGGGCCTGGACTCGGTGGCGGGCACGTCGCTGCTGGGCCAGGGCTACGACGGCGCGGTGAAGCTGGTGGTGGACGAGAAGCGGCGCGTCATCCTCGGAGCCACCTTCGTGGGCCCCGAGGTGGGGGAGCTGCTGCACTCGGCCACCATCGCGGTGGCCGGCGAGGTGACGCTCGACACCCTCTGGCACGCGGTTCCGGCGTTCCCCTCGGTGAGCGAGGTGTGGCTCCGGCTGCTGGAGGCCTACGGCTTGTGA
- a CDS encoding VOC family protein, which translates to MTTRPFRILGLQQVAIGGPDKAPLRKLWVDVLGLEPHGTYRSERENVDEDIIVAGVGPFRVEVDLMQPVDPNGKPRVHDPALNHLGLWVDDLRAAVGWLEGQGVRFAPGGIRKGAAGFDVTFIHPKGNEQFPIGGEGVLIELVQAPPEVISAFDTLAKASAAHKP; encoded by the coding sequence ATGACGACACGACCCTTTCGCATCCTGGGACTCCAACAGGTGGCCATCGGCGGGCCCGACAAGGCGCCCCTGCGCAAGCTCTGGGTGGACGTGCTGGGCCTCGAGCCCCACGGCACCTACCGCAGCGAGCGTGAGAACGTGGACGAGGACATCATCGTCGCTGGCGTCGGACCGTTCCGCGTGGAGGTGGACCTGATGCAGCCGGTGGACCCGAACGGGAAACCGCGCGTGCACGACCCCGCGCTCAACCACCTGGGACTCTGGGTGGATGACCTGCGCGCCGCGGTGGGCTGGCTCGAGGGGCAGGGCGTGCGCTTCGCTCCCGGCGGCATCCGCAAGGGCGCCGCCGGCTTCGACGTGACGTTCATCCACCCCAAGGGCAACGAGCAGTTCCCCATCGGGGGCGAGGGCGTGCTCATCGAGCTGGTGCAGGCCCCTCCCGAGGTCATCTCCGCCTTCGACACGCTGGCGAAGGCGTCGGCCGCTCACAAGCCGTAG